A genomic segment from Fodinicola acaciae encodes:
- a CDS encoding ATP-binding protein, giving the protein MDPIRNPYAPGAGQRPPELAGRDRELDQFAVVLERVEHSRPERSLVLTGLRGVGKTVLLNALRSAALDRRWGTGKLEARPETSLRRPLSAALHAAARELAPRHRAPERVDEFLAVLKAFALRSNPADAKLRDRWQPGIDVPAATGRADSGDMEIDLLELFTDAGALAADVGAGIALFIDEMQDVSAVDVSALCAACHELSQNGAPLVVVGAGLPHLPSVLSASKSYSERLFRYVRIDRLDRTAADHALIAPAKREDASWTDEALDQMYEVSGGYPYFVQAYGKAAWDHAPDSPIQAEDVAVAAPDAEAELAVGFFGSRYERATPAEREYLRTMATVGENAPEAIPTADIAASLGRKPSSLSPARDGLIKKGLIYSAERGSIAFTVPHFGRWLRSQRTD; this is encoded by the coding sequence ATGGACCCCATCCGGAATCCGTACGCACCCGGAGCCGGCCAGCGGCCGCCGGAGCTGGCCGGCCGTGACCGTGAGCTGGACCAGTTCGCGGTCGTGCTGGAACGGGTCGAGCACAGCCGTCCCGAGCGCAGCCTGGTGCTCACCGGCCTGCGCGGGGTCGGCAAGACCGTGTTGCTCAACGCGTTGCGGTCGGCGGCGCTGGACCGGCGCTGGGGGACCGGCAAGCTGGAGGCCCGGCCGGAGACCTCGCTGCGCCGGCCACTGTCGGCGGCCTTGCACGCGGCCGCGCGCGAGCTGGCGCCGCGGCATCGCGCACCGGAGCGGGTCGATGAGTTTTTGGCGGTTTTGAAGGCTTTCGCGCTGCGGTCGAATCCGGCCGACGCGAAGCTGCGCGACCGCTGGCAACCGGGCATCGACGTGCCGGCCGCGACCGGACGCGCCGACTCGGGCGACATGGAGATCGACCTGCTGGAGCTGTTCACCGATGCCGGCGCGCTGGCCGCCGATGTCGGCGCCGGGATCGCCCTGTTCATCGACGAGATGCAGGACGTGTCGGCCGTCGACGTGTCCGCGCTGTGCGCGGCCTGCCACGAGCTGTCGCAAAACGGCGCGCCACTGGTCGTCGTCGGCGCCGGCCTGCCGCACCTGCCGAGCGTGCTGTCGGCCTCCAAGTCCTACTCCGAGCGGCTGTTCCGATACGTACGCATCGACCGGCTGGACCGTACGGCCGCCGACCACGCGCTGATCGCACCGGCCAAGCGGGAGGACGCGAGCTGGACCGACGAGGCGCTGGACCAGATGTACGAGGTCTCCGGCGGCTATCCATATTTCGTGCAGGCGTACGGAAAAGCCGCCTGGGACCACGCGCCGGACTCGCCCATCCAGGCCGAGGACGTGGCGGTCGCCGCACCGGACGCGGAGGCCGAGCTCGCGGTCGGCTTCTTCGGCTCGCGTTATGAACGCGCGACGCCGGCCGAGCGCGAATATCTCCGCACGATGGCGACCGTCGGCGAGAACGCGCCGGAAGCGATCCCCACCGCGGACATCGCCGCGTCGCTCGGCCGCAAGCCGTCGAGCCTGTCGCCGGCCCGCGACGGCCTGATCAAGAAAGGCCTGATCTATTCGGCCGAGCGCGGCAGCATCGCCTTCACCGTGCCGCATTTCGGCCGCTGGCTGCGCAGCCAACGCACCGACTGA
- a CDS encoding RNA polymerase sigma factor, giving the protein MVEQAVADAHRREWAAVLAATVRVTRDLDTAEEAVQDAYVQALTAWQRDGVPTRPGAWLTTVARRLALNMLRRQKTFEAKLPLLVDRDTPEPDAFPDDRLRLVFTCCHPALSAEAQVALTLRLVCGVPTPDIARAFLVAEATMAARLTRAKKKIAKAGIPYAVPSASDLPARLDAALTVIHLLYSTGHTAHSGADLVRDDLAERALDLARMLHLLLPDHRETSGLLALLLVHQARRATRTDTSGRLLRLADQDRTRWDKALIAEADELLVDALKAAAPGRFTLQAAIAASHAQAPSYAETDWSEIVTLYDLLLAIWPSPVVALNRAVAVSMLAGPAEALVEVEKLEQDGRLAGYRYLPATKADLLHRLGRDAEAVEAYEAALALTDNAAEQEFLTERAQLFGRPENVGGVREN; this is encoded by the coding sequence ATCGTCGAGCAGGCGGTCGCCGACGCGCACCGCCGCGAGTGGGCCGCCGTGCTCGCCGCGACGGTGCGGGTGACCCGTGACCTGGACACCGCCGAGGAGGCCGTCCAGGACGCGTACGTCCAGGCGCTGACCGCGTGGCAGCGCGACGGCGTACCGACCCGGCCCGGAGCCTGGCTGACGACGGTCGCGAGGCGGCTCGCGCTCAACATGCTGCGCCGGCAGAAGACGTTCGAGGCCAAGCTGCCGCTGCTGGTCGACCGCGACACACCGGAGCCGGACGCGTTTCCGGACGACCGGCTGCGGCTGGTCTTCACCTGCTGCCATCCGGCGTTGAGTGCCGAGGCGCAGGTCGCGCTCACGCTGCGGCTGGTTTGTGGTGTGCCGACGCCGGACATCGCGCGGGCGTTCCTGGTCGCCGAGGCGACGATGGCCGCGCGGCTGACCAGGGCGAAGAAGAAGATCGCCAAGGCCGGCATCCCGTACGCGGTGCCGTCGGCCAGTGACCTGCCGGCGCGGCTCGACGCCGCGCTGACCGTCATCCACCTCCTCTATTCGACCGGCCACACCGCGCACTCCGGCGCCGACCTGGTACGCGACGACCTCGCCGAGCGCGCGCTGGACCTGGCCCGGATGCTCCACCTGCTGCTGCCTGATCACCGTGAGACGTCCGGGCTTTTGGCTCTGTTGCTGGTGCATCAGGCCCGCCGCGCGACGCGTACGGACACCAGCGGCCGGTTGCTGCGGCTGGCCGACCAGGACCGTACGCGGTGGGACAAGGCGTTGATCGCCGAAGCCGATGAGCTGCTCGTGGACGCACTGAAAGCCGCCGCGCCTGGCCGTTTCACACTGCAGGCGGCGATCGCCGCGTCGCATGCTCAGGCGCCGAGCTATGCCGAGACGGACTGGTCGGAGATCGTCACGCTTTACGATCTGCTGCTCGCGATCTGGCCGTCGCCGGTGGTCGCGCTCAACCGCGCGGTCGCCGTGTCGATGCTGGCCGGGCCTGCGGAAGCCCTAGTCGAGGTGGAAAAACTCGAGCAGGACGGCCGGCTCGCCGGATATCGCTATCTGCCGGCGACGAAGGCCGACCTGCTGCACCGGCTCGGCCGCGACGCCGAGGCGGTCGAGGCGTACGAGGCGGCGCTGGCGCTGACCGACAACGCCGCCGAGCAGGAATTCCTGACCGAGCGCGCGCAGCTTTTCGGCCGGCCGGAAAATGTCGGTGGCGTCCGGGAGAATTGA
- a CDS encoding YciI family protein has protein sequence MPKYAILIFERELPNGAADIPPEVLAEHEKVPGRVAELGGKELGGLALEPTWTGTSIRGDVVTDGPFIETKEALAGVSIVEARDLDHAIELAKLIPIMDGGVEVRPLFDFQVTP, from the coding sequence ATGCCGAAGTACGCGATCCTGATTTTCGAACGGGAGCTTCCCAACGGAGCGGCCGACATCCCGCCGGAAGTGCTGGCCGAGCACGAGAAGGTGCCGGGCCGGGTCGCCGAGCTCGGCGGCAAGGAGCTCGGCGGCCTCGCCCTGGAGCCGACCTGGACCGGCACGTCGATCCGCGGTGACGTGGTGACCGACGGCCCGTTCATCGAGACCAAGGAGGCGCTGGCCGGCGTCTCGATCGTGGAGGCACGCGACCTCGACCACGCGATCGAGCTGGCCAAGCTGATCCCGATCATGGACGGCGGGGTCGAGGTGCGGCCGCTGTTCGACTTCCAGGTCACCCCCTGA
- a CDS encoding molybdopterin-dependent oxidoreductase, giving the protein MSTRTDQPPADTAAAPHNPWTDWRRPLAAGAGLLTAAAALGVAQLVAVLTGPETAPVTAVGQGVVRIVPEWLKEWAIRTFYIYDKVALIAGTTILLGLFAGLLGLLAIRWLTAACAGVGLFGVVGALAAMTAPNAAQLDMLPSLLGAVVGVVALRLLVPRLLAVTETFDVERAREKVSQVLRMREQERFREDRRRFIIAACATLGVAAVGGGAGQLLGTRTNVTQAIATTRLPKPASAAPPLPAGIDPDIYGLTRFTTPNVNFYKIDTTLVTPQVNPATWQLRIHGMVDRELTISFPQLLARPLIERDITLACVSNEVGGGLVGNARWLGAPLADLLREAGVRPGADQVFTRSVDGWTCGTPTEAIMNTPNAMLAVGMNGVPLPAAHGFPVRMIVPGLYGYVSGTKWIVDLELTTVNAGPQPYWIQREWAAPAPIKTMCRIDVPGDGAALDAGKPVKVAGVAWAQNRGISAVEVRVGKDDWQPARLVPVPGNQTWRQWVFDWTPPARGRFTLFARATDGTGEPQTSQFADPFPSGATGWPSMTVDVS; this is encoded by the coding sequence GTGTCCACTCGTACGGACCAGCCGCCAGCCGACACCGCGGCGGCGCCGCACAATCCGTGGACCGACTGGCGGCGTCCGCTCGCCGCCGGTGCCGGGTTGCTGACCGCGGCGGCGGCGCTCGGCGTCGCGCAGCTGGTCGCGGTGCTCACCGGCCCGGAGACGGCGCCGGTCACCGCGGTCGGTCAGGGGGTCGTACGGATCGTGCCGGAGTGGCTGAAGGAATGGGCCATCCGGACCTTCTACATCTACGACAAGGTCGCGCTCATCGCCGGCACGACCATCCTGCTCGGGTTGTTCGCTGGATTGCTCGGCCTGCTGGCGATCCGTTGGCTGACTGCCGCCTGTGCCGGTGTCGGCCTGTTCGGCGTGGTCGGCGCGCTCGCGGCGATGACCGCACCCAACGCGGCGCAGCTGGACATGCTGCCGTCGCTGCTCGGCGCGGTGGTCGGAGTGGTCGCGCTGCGGCTGCTGGTCCCCCGGCTCCTGGCGGTCACGGAGACCTTCGACGTCGAGCGGGCCCGCGAGAAGGTCTCGCAGGTGCTGCGGATGCGCGAGCAGGAGCGGTTTCGCGAGGACCGCCGCCGGTTCATCATCGCCGCGTGCGCCACCCTCGGTGTCGCGGCGGTCGGCGGTGGTGCCGGACAGCTGCTCGGCACGCGTACGAACGTCACCCAGGCGATCGCCACCACCAGGCTGCCGAAACCGGCCAGCGCCGCCCCACCGCTGCCGGCCGGCATCGACCCGGACATCTACGGCCTGACGCGGTTCACCACGCCGAACGTCAACTTCTACAAGATCGACACCACCCTGGTCACGCCGCAGGTCAACCCGGCCACCTGGCAGCTGCGGATCCACGGCATGGTCGACCGCGAGCTGACGATCAGCTTTCCGCAGCTGCTGGCCAGGCCGCTGATCGAGCGCGACATCACCCTCGCCTGCGTCTCCAACGAGGTCGGTGGCGGCCTGGTCGGCAACGCGAGGTGGCTCGGCGCGCCGCTCGCCGACCTGCTCAGGGAGGCCGGCGTACGGCCAGGCGCCGACCAGGTCTTCACCCGCTCGGTGGACGGCTGGACCTGCGGCACGCCGACCGAGGCGATCATGAACACGCCGAACGCGATGCTCGCGGTCGGCATGAACGGCGTACCGCTGCCGGCCGCGCACGGTTTTCCGGTGCGGATGATCGTGCCGGGTCTCTACGGCTATGTGTCCGGCACCAAGTGGATCGTGGACCTGGAGCTGACCACGGTGAACGCCGGCCCGCAGCCGTACTGGATCCAGCGGGAGTGGGCCGCGCCGGCGCCGATCAAGACGATGTGCCGGATCGACGTGCCCGGCGACGGAGCCGCGCTGGACGCCGGCAAGCCGGTCAAGGTCGCCGGTGTCGCGTGGGCCCAGAACCGCGGCATCTCGGCGGTCGAGGTGCGGGTGGGCAAGGACGACTGGCAGCCGGCCAGGCTGGTGCCGGTGCCGGGCAACCAGACGTGGCGGCAATGGGTCTTCGACTGGACCCCGCCGGCGCGTGGTCGCTTCACGCTGTTCGCGCGCGCGACCGACGGCACCGGCGAGCCGCAGACCAGCCAGTTCGCGGACCCGTTCCCGAGCGGCGCGACCGGCTGGCCGTCGATGACGGTGGACGTCAGCTAG
- a CDS encoding GNAT family N-acetyltransferase, with translation MTWTIQPRAWDDPAGAELRRLQRVELDARYGFDDHEPGPMPSEADIAVFLVAVDDSGEAIACGALRPLDETSVEVKRMYVEPAARGSGVATAILRALEGAALERGWHTVRIETGTAQPDAQRFYQREGYEKIPLFGSYVGSTLSICYERSLTPS, from the coding sequence GTGACCTGGACGATCCAACCTCGTGCCTGGGACGACCCGGCCGGCGCGGAGCTGCGGCGTCTGCAGCGCGTGGAGCTGGACGCGCGCTATGGCTTCGACGACCACGAGCCCGGACCGATGCCCTCGGAGGCGGACATCGCGGTGTTCCTGGTGGCCGTCGACGACTCCGGCGAAGCCATCGCATGCGGCGCGTTGCGGCCGCTGGACGAGACATCTGTCGAGGTCAAGCGCATGTATGTCGAGCCGGCGGCCCGTGGCAGCGGTGTCGCGACCGCCATCCTGCGCGCGCTGGAAGGCGCGGCGCTCGAGCGCGGCTGGCACACCGTACGGATCGAGACCGGCACCGCACAGCCAGACGCACAACGGTTCTACCAGCGCGAAGGCTACGAGAAGATCCCGCTGTTCGGCAGCTACGTGGGGTCGACGCTGTCGATCTGCTACGAGCGCAGCCTCACGCCGAGTTGA
- a CDS encoding molybdenum cofactor biosynthesis protein MoaE, whose translation MPVIIAEVSDQPLDVAAHESAVGGPRAGAVVSFVGVVRDHDGGRSVAELEYTSHPSAAQRLADVAAAIAAEPDVLAVAVSHRIGMLKIGDAALVAAVACAHRAEAFAACARLVDEVKAQIPVWKRQVFADGTEEWVNSA comes from the coding sequence ATGCCGGTGATCATCGCGGAGGTGTCCGACCAGCCGCTGGACGTGGCGGCGCACGAGTCCGCCGTCGGCGGTCCGCGCGCCGGCGCGGTCGTCTCGTTTGTCGGGGTCGTACGCGATCACGACGGCGGCCGGTCGGTGGCCGAGCTGGAATACACCTCGCATCCGTCGGCCGCGCAACGGCTCGCCGACGTGGCCGCTGCCATCGCCGCCGAGCCGGACGTGCTGGCTGTCGCGGTGAGCCACCGCATCGGCATGCTGAAGATCGGCGACGCCGCGCTGGTCGCCGCGGTCGCCTGCGCACACCGCGCCGAGGCCTTCGCCGCCTGCGCGCGGCTGGTCGACGAGGTCAAGGCCCAGATCCCGGTGTGGAAGCGACAGGTGTTCGCCGACGGCACCGAGGAATGGGTCAACTCGGCGTGA